A stretch of Sulfitobacter sp. THAF37 DNA encodes these proteins:
- a CDS encoding ribokinase has protein sequence MIWNLGSINADNFYRLPHLPGPGETIAATDLRQGLGGKGANMSVAAARAAARVMHIGAVGQDGTWALQRLLEYGVETAHITVIDTTTGHANIHIDADGENNIVLFPGANHMVTDQMIGAALAEASPGDFLLMQNETLGQPFAAETAKLLGMRVAYAAAPFRADSVTRLMDKVDLLILNAVEAQQLEDATGIALGDLPIADIVVTLGADGCRWISATNEAERSFAAFRSDVVDTTGAGDTFTGYLVAGLDRGMKMPEAIELAQKAGALMVARQGTADVIPDLKDVLDHDFGQGA, from the coding sequence ATGATCTGGAACCTCGGGTCGATCAATGCAGACAACTTCTACCGTCTGCCGCATCTGCCCGGACCAGGTGAGACGATCGCTGCGACCGACCTTCGTCAGGGCCTGGGCGGCAAGGGCGCGAACATGTCCGTGGCGGCCGCGCGGGCGGCGGCGCGGGTGATGCACATCGGCGCCGTGGGGCAGGACGGGACCTGGGCGCTGCAGCGGTTGCTGGAATACGGTGTGGAAACCGCGCATATCACCGTGATCGACACGACGACGGGTCATGCGAATATTCACATTGATGCGGATGGAGAGAACAACATCGTTCTGTTTCCCGGTGCCAATCACATGGTCACAGACCAGATGATCGGCGCGGCCCTGGCCGAGGCGTCGCCGGGGGATTTCCTGTTGATGCAGAACGAAACTTTGGGCCAACCCTTTGCCGCCGAAACCGCCAAGCTTCTGGGAATGCGCGTCGCCTATGCTGCGGCGCCCTTCCGAGCCGACAGCGTGACCCGGCTGATGGACAAGGTCGACCTGTTGATTCTGAACGCGGTGGAGGCACAACAGCTGGAGGACGCCACGGGAATAGCTCTGGGCGATCTGCCGATTGCAGATATCGTCGTAACCCTTGGCGCGGATGGATGCCGCTGGATTTCGGCAACCAATGAGGCCGAGCGCAGCTTTGCCGCTTTCCGGAGCGATGTGGTGGACACCACAGGCGCGGGGGACACTTTCACCGGATACCTCGTCGCGGGGTTGGACCGCGGGATGAAGATGCCGGAGGCGATAGAACTGGCGCAAAAGGCCGGTGCACTGATGGTCGCACGGCAGGGCACCGCCGACGTGATCCCAGATCTAAAGGATGTCCTGGATCACGATTTCGGGCAGGGCGCCTAG
- the pcaG gene encoding protocatechuate 3,4-dioxygenase subunit alpha, protein MGQKLDYLRESPSQTAGPYVHIGCTPNFTGIAVYGGDLGTAMKTGPVQGQEIVIKGTVFDGTGTPLRDAMIEIWQPDAAGLFPSANETRGKADPNFSGWGRSPGDMETGQFTFDTVKPGAVPMPDGRLQAPHITAWIVARGINIGLHTRIYFEDETEANAADPLLSGIEHQNRVSTLLAKREAEGVYRFDIHLQGPKETIFFDI, encoded by the coding sequence ATGGGACAGAAACTCGATTACCTTAGGGAAAGCCCCAGCCAGACCGCAGGACCCTATGTGCATATCGGCTGCACGCCGAATTTCACGGGGATCGCGGTTTATGGCGGTGATCTGGGAACAGCCATGAAGACCGGTCCCGTCCAGGGACAGGAAATCGTGATCAAGGGGACGGTCTTTGACGGCACCGGCACACCGTTGCGCGACGCGATGATCGAAATCTGGCAGCCCGACGCGGCGGGACTGTTCCCCTCTGCCAATGAAACGCGCGGCAAGGCAGACCCGAATTTTTCCGGCTGGGGGCGGTCCCCGGGCGACATGGAGACCGGCCAATTCACCTTTGACACGGTGAAGCCCGGCGCGGTTCCGATGCCGGATGGCCGCCTGCAGGCGCCACATATCACGGCCTGGATCGTCGCGCGGGGCATCAACATCGGTCTGCACACGCGCATCTACTTCGAAGACGAGACGGAAGCGAATGCCGCGGACCCGCTGCTCAGCGGGATCGAACATCAGAACCGTGTGTCGACCCTGCTCGCCAAAAGGGAAGCGGAGGGCGTCTATCGTTTTGACATTCACCTGCAGGGCCCGAAAGAAACCATATTCTTCGATATCTGA
- the pcaH gene encoding protocatechuate 3,4-dioxygenase subunit beta translates to MNTGRKPTTGGFVPRDRSWQPDALTPAYKTSVKRSPQAALLSFPTTLSEETSPVFGHGMLGALDNDLIHNFAQSGQSAIGPRIIVHGRVLDEMGRPVPGALLEFWQANAGGRYRHKKEKYQAALDPNFGGCGRTITGEDGSYEFRTVMPGPYPWPNGMNDWRPAHIHFSVFGHGFAQRLITQMYFEGDPLIPLCPIVGVLKSQEAIDQLTAPLDMHRTVPMDARAYKFDIVLRGRRQTYFENRVEGL, encoded by the coding sequence ATGAACACCGGACGCAAGCCCACCACCGGCGGTTTTGTCCCCCGCGACCGCAGCTGGCAGCCAGACGCGCTGACACCGGCCTACAAGACCAGCGTGAAGCGCAGTCCGCAGGCGGCGCTGCTGTCTTTTCCAACCACGCTGAGCGAAGAAACCTCGCCGGTTTTCGGCCATGGCATGCTCGGGGCGCTGGACAATGATCTGATCCATAATTTTGCCCAGTCCGGGCAAAGCGCGATCGGCCCGCGCATCATCGTGCATGGCCGTGTCCTGGACGAGATGGGCCGCCCGGTGCCCGGTGCATTGCTGGAATTCTGGCAGGCCAATGCCGGCGGGCGCTATCGGCACAAGAAGGAAAAGTATCAGGCGGCACTGGACCCCAACTTCGGCGGCTGCGGGCGGACGATCACAGGGGAAGACGGGTCTTACGAATTTCGCACGGTGATGCCGGGACCATATCCCTGGCCCAACGGCATGAACGACTGGCGTCCGGCGCATATTCACTTTTCGGTCTTCGGTCACGGGTTCGCCCAGCGGCTGATCACGCAGATGTACTTCGAGGGCGATCCGCTCATCCCGCTTTGCCCCATCGTGGGTGTTCTGAAATCGCAGGAGGCCATCGACCAGCTGACCGCGCCGCTGGACATGCACCGCACGGTGCCGATGGACGCGCGCGCCTATAAATTCGACATCGTCTTGCGCGGACGGCGGCAAACCTATTTCGAAAACCGGGTGGAGGGGCTTTGA
- the msrA gene encoding peptide-methionine (S)-S-oxide reductase MsrA, which translates to MKRLTQLKALALGALIAVGLVVQSGTARAAETRTLTVAGGCFWCVEADFESVRGVKEAISGFAGGTVENPTYEQVTAGGTGHYEAVQIRFDPDVVSVDSLLNLFFRSIDPTDAGGQFCDRGNSYRTAIFADGPQQKAAAEKAKAEAQAALGQNVVTPVLGDVPFYPAGDYHQDYYKSSDRLAFSSVGIGVKKSVAYKRYRNGCGRDQRVKELWGSNAPFVG; encoded by the coding sequence ATGAAGCGACTGACACAGCTGAAGGCACTGGCGCTTGGCGCATTGATCGCCGTCGGCCTGGTGGTGCAATCCGGCACGGCCCGGGCCGCCGAGACCCGGACACTGACCGTCGCGGGCGGCTGTTTCTGGTGCGTCGAGGCCGATTTTGAATCGGTGCGCGGTGTGAAAGAAGCAATCTCGGGCTTTGCGGGCGGCACGGTTGAGAATCCCACCTACGAACAGGTCACTGCCGGCGGCACCGGTCACTACGAAGCCGTGCAGATCAGGTTCGACCCTGACGTGGTGAGCGTGGACAGCCTGCTGAACCTGTTCTTCCGCTCCATCGACCCGACAGATGCGGGCGGTCAGTTCTGCGATCGCGGCAACAGTTACCGCACCGCAATCTTTGCTGACGGGCCACAGCAAAAGGCAGCGGCGGAGAAAGCCAAGGCCGAAGCGCAAGCCGCGTTGGGTCAGAATGTTGTGACACCGGTGCTCGGTGACGTGCCCTTCTATCCTGCCGGGGACTACCATCAGGACTATTACAAGAGCAGCGACCGGCTGGCCTTCAGCAGCGTCGGCATCGGCGTCAAGAAATCCGTCGCCTACAAACGCTATCGCAACGGCTGCGGCAGGGACCAGCGGGTAAAGGAACTCTGGGGCAGCAACGCGCCTTTCGTCGGCTAG
- the pcaC gene encoding 4-carboxymuconolactone decarboxylase has product MQDRHETGMKTRRQVLGDAHVDRAEAAKVDFDAPFQTLITEGAWGTVWADDTITHRERSMLTLALLAAMGNFEEIPMHIRASRNTGAEPRDVLQAFMHVAIYAGVPKANHAIKLAKQTYAELGVDL; this is encoded by the coding sequence ATGCAAGACAGACACGAAACCGGTATGAAGACACGCCGCCAGGTGTTGGGCGATGCGCATGTGGACCGGGCAGAGGCGGCCAAGGTCGATTTCGACGCGCCGTTTCAGACGCTGATTACCGAAGGGGCCTGGGGCACGGTCTGGGCGGACGATACGATTACCCACAGAGAGCGGTCGATGCTGACACTGGCGCTGCTGGCGGCGATGGGCAATTTCGAGGAGATCCCGATGCATATCCGCGCCAGCCGCAACACCGGTGCAGAACCGCGTGATGTTCTGCAGGCGTTCATGCACGTGGCGATCTATGCTGGCGTGCCCAAGGCAAACCATGCCATCAAGCTGGCCAAGCAGACCTACGCCGAACTGGGAGTCGACCTATGA
- the pcaQ gene encoding pca operon transcription factor PcaQ, with the protein MELNRTRQIKMRHLAAFVETVRCGSLKAAAERMFLTQSTLSKTLADLENILGTTLMHRGRGGISLTREGAVFRQFAEQGLAAVSHGLTSLDALSAGRAAPLRIGTLPSVSADLLPDVILRFETLAPSTPVTVVEGPVTTLTDGLRAADFDLVIGRMGPTDRMTGLNFTHLYSERVIFAAATGHPAAEINDAGALAAYRVLYPPPNAAIRPLVDRFMIERGIGIFPRYIETVSTAFARAMTLGSAQAVWIISQGVVARDIAAGRMTALPIETDSMSGPVGIMTRSEEDPAPALRLFRQALFETTTDTREGAKTPASRAFTTP; encoded by the coding sequence ATGGAACTTAACCGCACCCGACAGATCAAGATGCGCCACCTCGCGGCGTTTGTAGAAACGGTGCGCTGCGGCAGCCTCAAGGCCGCGGCGGAACGGATGTTCCTGACCCAGTCAACCTTGTCCAAGACCCTCGCCGATCTTGAAAACATATTGGGCACCACCCTCATGCACCGGGGACGCGGAGGCATCTCCCTGACCCGGGAGGGGGCCGTGTTCCGTCAGTTCGCAGAGCAGGGGCTGGCAGCCGTCAGTCATGGGCTGACCAGCCTCGATGCGCTCAGCGCGGGGCGCGCGGCCCCGCTGCGAATCGGCACGCTGCCCTCTGTTTCCGCAGACTTGCTGCCGGATGTGATCCTGCGGTTCGAAACCCTGGCCCCCTCCACGCCCGTTACCGTGGTCGAAGGACCCGTGACCACCCTGACCGATGGGTTGCGCGCCGCGGATTTCGACCTCGTGATCGGGCGCATGGGGCCTACTGACCGGATGACCGGTCTCAACTTCACGCATCTCTACTCGGAACGCGTGATATTTGCCGCGGCCACCGGTCATCCGGCAGCCGAGATAAACGACGCCGGGGCACTGGCGGCGTATCGCGTGCTTTACCCGCCGCCAAACGCCGCAATCCGGCCTCTGGTCGACCGCTTCATGATAGAACGGGGCATAGGGATCTTTCCGCGTTATATAGAGACTGTTTCAACTGCCTTCGCCCGCGCCATGACGCTGGGTTCGGCGCAGGCGGTCTGGATCATCAGCCAAGGGGTTGTTGCGCGTGACATCGCGGCGGGGCGAATGACGGCCCTGCCCATCGAAACCGACAGCATGTCCGGACCCGTCGGCATCATGACCCGGTCAGAGGAGGACCCGGCACCGGCACTGCGGTTGTTCCGACAGGCGCTTTTCGAAACCACCACAGACACCCGCGAGGGTGCAAAAACGCCAGCCTCACGCGCTTTCACCACACCGTGA
- a CDS encoding NADP-dependent malic enzyme produces MSSNRITSEEALAFHLEPSPGKFEITATVPMTSQRDLSLAYSPGVAVPCEAIAQNPETAYDYTNKGNLVAVVSNGTAVLGLGNLGALASKPVMEGKSVLFKRFADVNSIDIELDTEDTEAFINAVRLMGPTFGGINLEDIKAPECFIIEQRLKEEMDIPVFHDDQHGTAVICAAGLINALHLSGKKIEDVRIVLNGAGAAGIACLELLKSMGARHNNCIMCDTKGVIYQGRTEGMNQWKSAHAANTELRTLEEAMKGADVFLGVSVKGAVTPAMVESMADNPVIFAMANPDPEITPEEAHAVRMDAIVATGRSDYPNQVNNVLGFPYLFRGALDIHARAINDEMKIACAHALANLAREDVPDEVAVAYGKTLTFGRDYIIPTPFDPRLIHRIPPAVARAGMDTGAARRPIIDMDAYELNLKSRMDPTANILRGINARARNNQARMIFAEGDDPRVLRAAVMYQRAGLGKALVVGREADVKAKLQAAGMEDAVRELEVVNAANTQHLDTYKDFLYQRLQRRGFDNKDIHRLAARDRHVFGALMLAHGHGDGLVTGVTRKSAHVLERLNHVFEANAEHGAAGFTALLHKGRIVFIADTLVHEWPDETDLANIAESGATVARHMGLEPRVAFVSFSTFGYPVSERAEKMHLAPEILDARGVDFEYEGEMTVDVALNANAQKQYPFSRLTGPANILIVPARHSASISVKLMQEMAGATVIGPILTGLDKSIQICSTTSTANDILNMAILAACKVGE; encoded by the coding sequence GTGTCAAGCAACCGTATCACCTCCGAAGAAGCACTTGCGTTCCATCTTGAGCCGAGCCCGGGCAAGTTCGAGATTACCGCGACCGTTCCGATGACATCCCAGCGGGACCTGAGCCTGGCGTATTCTCCTGGTGTGGCTGTGCCCTGCGAGGCGATCGCGCAAAACCCCGAGACGGCCTATGACTACACCAACAAGGGGAACCTCGTTGCCGTGGTCTCGAACGGGACGGCGGTGCTGGGCCTTGGAAACCTCGGCGCACTGGCATCGAAACCGGTGATGGAGGGGAAGTCGGTTCTGTTCAAGCGGTTCGCGGATGTGAACTCCATCGACATCGAACTGGACACGGAGGACACCGAAGCGTTCATAAACGCGGTGCGCCTGATGGGGCCGACCTTTGGCGGGATCAACCTTGAGGACATCAAGGCGCCCGAGTGTTTCATTATCGAACAGCGCCTCAAGGAAGAGATGGACATCCCGGTCTTCCATGACGACCAGCATGGAACTGCGGTGATCTGCGCCGCAGGATTGATCAACGCGCTGCATCTGTCGGGGAAAAAGATCGAGGACGTGCGGATCGTGCTGAACGGGGCCGGGGCCGCCGGGATCGCCTGCCTTGAACTGCTCAAGTCGATGGGTGCGCGGCACAACAACTGCATCATGTGCGATACGAAGGGCGTCATCTATCAGGGCCGCACCGAAGGCATGAACCAGTGGAAATCGGCCCATGCCGCCAATACCGAGCTGCGCACGCTGGAAGAAGCCATGAAAGGTGCGGACGTTTTCCTGGGCGTCAGCGTCAAGGGTGCCGTGACGCCCGCGATGGTCGAAAGCATGGCGGACAACCCGGTGATCTTTGCCATGGCCAACCCTGATCCCGAGATCACGCCGGAAGAAGCCCACGCCGTGCGTATGGATGCCATCGTGGCCACGGGCCGGAGCGATTATCCGAACCAGGTGAACAACGTCCTTGGCTTTCCCTACCTGTTTCGAGGGGCGCTGGACATTCACGCCCGCGCCATCAACGACGAGATGAAGATCGCCTGCGCCCATGCGCTGGCCAACCTCGCCCGCGAGGACGTGCCCGATGAAGTGGCGGTCGCCTATGGCAAGACGCTGACCTTTGGCCGCGACTACATCATTCCGACACCCTTCGATCCGCGTCTGATCCACCGGATCCCGCCTGCTGTCGCGCGGGCCGGAATGGATACCGGCGCAGCGCGGCGGCCCATCATCGACATGGACGCCTACGAGTTGAACCTCAAATCCCGGATGGACCCGACGGCGAACATACTGAGGGGCATCAATGCGCGGGCACGCAACAACCAGGCGCGGATGATCTTTGCCGAAGGCGACGACCCGCGGGTGCTGCGGGCGGCAGTGATGTACCAGCGCGCCGGACTGGGCAAGGCGCTGGTCGTGGGCCGGGAGGCCGACGTCAAGGCCAAGCTGCAGGCGGCGGGCATGGAGGACGCGGTGCGCGAACTGGAAGTCGTGAACGCGGCCAATACGCAGCATTTGGATACCTACAAGGATTTCCTTTACCAGCGGCTGCAGCGCCGGGGATTCGACAACAAGGACATTCACCGGCTCGCGGCGCGGGATCGTCACGTATTCGGCGCGCTGATGCTGGCGCATGGGCACGGCGACGGGCTGGTCACTGGCGTTACCCGAAAATCGGCGCATGTGCTTGAACGTCTGAACCACGTGTTCGAGGCAAACGCCGAACACGGCGCCGCCGGTTTTACCGCGCTGCTGCACAAGGGACGGATTGTTTTCATTGCCGACACGCTGGTCCACGAATGGCCGGACGAGACCGACCTTGCCAATATCGCGGAAAGCGGTGCAACGGTGGCGCGGCACATGGGGCTGGAGCCTCGGGTGGCCTTTGTCAGCTTCTCGACCTTCGGCTATCCGGTCTCTGAAAGGGCGGAAAAGATGCACCTCGCCCCCGAGATCCTGGACGCGCGGGGTGTCGATTTCGAGTACGAAGGCGAGATGACCGTCGATGTCGCGCTGAACGCCAACGCTCAAAAGCAATATCCGTTTTCGCGTCTGACCGGCCCTGCGAACATCCTGATCGTGCCTGCGCGCCATTCGGCCAGTATCTCGGTCAAGCTGATGCAGGAGATGGCAGGCGCCACGGTGATCGGGCCGATCCTGACAGGCTTGGACAAGAGCATTCAGATCTGCTCGACCACTTCCACGGCAAATGACATCCTGAACATGGCGATCCTCGCGGCCTGCAAGGTTGGCGAATGA
- a CDS encoding 3-keto-5-aminohexanoate cleavage protein, protein MTQPCIICVAITGSVPTKADNPSVPVTVSEQIESTQEAFEAGATIAHCHVRNDDETPTSDPDRFAALKEGLEKHCPGMIVQLSTGGRSGAGQARGGMLSLRPDMASLSVGSNNFPTRVYENPPDLVEWLADQMIVHDVKPEIEAFDLSHIFRAAEMHRKGQIKELPYVQFVMGVKNAMPVDREVFDFYLKTVKRLFGADAPWCAAGIGPNQIVLNDWAIASGGHARTGLEDNIRLDRHTLAPSNAALVRRTAEICEKYERPVATWQDARQILGLRQTI, encoded by the coding sequence ATGACCCAACCCTGTATTATCTGCGTCGCCATCACCGGGTCTGTTCCGACCAAGGCGGACAACCCTTCGGTCCCTGTGACGGTCTCTGAACAGATCGAAAGCACGCAAGAGGCCTTTGAGGCTGGCGCGACCATCGCCCATTGCCACGTGCGCAACGATGACGAGACCCCGACCAGCGACCCGGACCGGTTCGCGGCATTGAAAGAGGGGCTGGAAAAGCACTGTCCCGGCATGATCGTGCAGCTATCGACAGGTGGACGGTCGGGTGCGGGGCAGGCGCGGGGCGGAATGCTTTCTCTGCGGCCCGACATGGCGTCACTGTCGGTCGGGTCGAACAACTTCCCCACGCGCGTCTACGAGAATCCGCCGGACCTGGTGGAATGGCTGGCCGACCAGATGATCGTCCATGACGTCAAACCGGAGATCGAGGCCTTTGACCTCAGCCACATCTTTCGTGCCGCCGAAATGCACCGCAAGGGACAGATCAAGGAACTGCCCTATGTCCAGTTCGTGATGGGGGTGAAGAACGCGATGCCGGTGGACCGGGAGGTATTCGATTTCTACCTGAAAACCGTCAAGCGGCTGTTCGGTGCGGATGCGCCGTGGTGTGCCGCCGGAATCGGCCCGAACCAGATTGTCCTGAACGACTGGGCCATCGCCAGCGGCGGCCATGCCCGTACCGGCCTGGAAGACAACATCCGGCTGGATCGGCACACGCTGGCACCGTCGAATGCCGCGCTGGTCAGACGCACGGCTGAAATCTGCGAAAAATACGAACGCCCCGTCGCCACCTGGCAGGACGCCCGCCAGATCCTTGGCCTGCGCCAGACCATCTGA
- a CDS encoding glycosyltransferase 61 family protein produces the protein MWQKEVDPLRNKIELQLPPDALFLNPWADPGFSVLWQPEFIWRPMPRAVIEGFAASAHEEINRKITSFLSVTKKQKVFREALEFNAVPALLEQASFRKSYVMASDRLLLSGAAGTRLINRYRWENEDADPAVDITLEAFLAGCREANEARQLPVISDVLDPEMPFAVECRNTFNFYHFLTEALPQLTVLDGLAFQGDIYFHFPNSEEKHRPFTEAFVEALFPEYAGRVFFERAPKEYARVLTAYDFNGGHAQMPEKMLDGIMSFAPPGLVEDEDWLNTRHNATLAMNSVSSMLLALRSRALAAIEGEEFPHLPKRFFVGRDSRQSRERHMAGEDLLFEHLSLFGFEYVVFENLHPIEQIALMARAEVMISYHGAGFANMLFADPGAYVIEIGTLQTAQFRWGDFWPLAHASQCRYINFFADFNTEDPLSEPHFSKDGIVPVALSERAVAQIMAFVVSVLGHVPELKSVDAVGRLARELLQAGAADRAVAVLEKHAKLVIEDVELCLLQADCHKELDEPKSELVALDKAFKADTARWRTLIRIIWCANRVERPQVIRWALSRLKSDFPERHDAFVKNHEWVRYVA, from the coding sequence ATGTGGCAGAAAGAAGTCGATCCCTTGCGCAACAAGATCGAACTACAGCTTCCCCCGGACGCCTTGTTCCTGAACCCCTGGGCCGATCCGGGGTTCAGCGTTCTGTGGCAGCCGGAGTTCATCTGGCGGCCGATGCCGCGCGCGGTGATCGAAGGCTTTGCCGCCAGCGCGCACGAGGAGATCAACCGCAAGATCACGTCGTTCCTGTCGGTGACGAAGAAGCAGAAAGTGTTTCGCGAGGCGCTGGAATTCAATGCGGTACCGGCCCTGCTGGAACAGGCGAGTTTTCGCAAATCCTATGTCATGGCGTCGGACCGTCTGCTGCTGAGTGGTGCGGCGGGAACCCGGCTGATCAATCGCTATCGTTGGGAAAACGAGGATGCCGATCCCGCGGTGGACATCACTTTGGAAGCCTTTCTGGCGGGCTGCCGAGAGGCCAATGAAGCGCGCCAGCTTCCGGTAATTTCGGACGTGTTGGATCCTGAAATGCCTTTTGCGGTCGAATGCCGTAACACGTTCAATTTCTATCACTTCCTGACCGAGGCGCTGCCGCAGCTGACCGTGCTGGACGGTTTGGCGTTTCAGGGCGACATCTATTTTCACTTTCCGAATTCCGAAGAAAAGCACCGCCCCTTCACCGAAGCTTTCGTCGAGGCGTTGTTTCCCGAATATGCCGGGCGCGTCTTTTTCGAGAGGGCACCCAAGGAATACGCGCGGGTTCTCACCGCCTATGATTTCAACGGCGGTCATGCGCAGATGCCGGAAAAGATGCTGGACGGTATCATGTCCTTCGCTCCGCCGGGTCTGGTAGAGGATGAAGACTGGCTGAACACCCGCCATAACGCGACCCTCGCCATGAACTCTGTCAGCAGCATGTTGCTGGCGTTGCGCAGCCGGGCGCTGGCCGCAATCGAAGGCGAAGAGTTTCCGCATCTGCCCAAAAGGTTCTTCGTGGGCCGAGACAGTCGGCAAAGCCGCGAAAGGCATATGGCAGGCGAAGATCTGCTGTTCGAGCACCTGAGCCTGTTCGGTTTCGAATATGTCGTTTTCGAGAACCTGCATCCGATCGAGCAGATCGCGCTGATGGCCCGTGCCGAGGTCATGATCTCGTACCATGGTGCCGGGTTTGCCAATATGCTCTTTGCCGATCCCGGCGCATATGTCATCGAAATCGGGACGTTGCAGACCGCACAGTTCCGGTGGGGCGATTTTTGGCCATTGGCGCATGCGTCGCAGTGTCGGTACATCAACTTTTTCGCTGATTTCAATACCGAAGACCCTTTGTCAGAGCCGCATTTCTCGAAGGACGGGATCGTCCCCGTTGCTTTGTCCGAACGGGCCGTGGCGCAGATCATGGCCTTTGTCGTCAGTGTCCTGGGCCATGTGCCCGAACTGAAATCCGTCGATGCCGTCGGCCGACTTGCCCGCGAACTTCTGCAGGCGGGGGCGGCGGATCGGGCGGTGGCCGTGCTGGAGAAACATGCGAAGCTGGTGATCGAGGATGTGGAGCTGTGTCTGTTGCAGGCAGATTGCCATAAGGAACTGGACGAGCCCAAGTCAGAGCTTGTCGCGCTCGACAAGGCGTTCAAAGCTGATACGGCGCGCTGGCGGACCCTGATCCGCATCATCTGGTGCGCCAACCGCGTCGAACGTCCGCAGGTCATCCGTTGGGCGCTGTCGCGGTTGAAGTCCGATTTCCCCGAACGGCATGACGCCTTTGTCAAAAATCACGAATGGGTGCGCTACGTCGCGTGA